The following is a genomic window from Citrifermentans bemidjiense Bem.
GTATCACAAGAGATTATGCTGACATGAGTAGCGAAAAACAAGGTGAGAAACCTTGTCACCGAAAACCCAAGGTTTCCTACGTAAAGGTAATCTGCGTAGGGTTAGTCGGTCCCTAAGGCGAGGCCGAAAGGCGTAGTTGATGGGAAACGGGTTAATATTCCCGTACCACCTGTTGTTGCGATGGGGGGACGGAGTAGGGTAGACGATCCAGGCGCTGGTAGTCCTGGTTTAAGGTCGTAGGCGGGAGAAGGAGGCAAATCCCTTTCTCCATTCAACGCTGAGAGCTGATGACGAGGGGGTATCCCCATAAAGTCGTTGATCCCATGCTTCCAAGAAAAGCCTCTAAGCTTCAGACAGCAGGTGACCGTACCGTAAACCGACTCAGGTGGGTGAGGATAAATGTCCTAAGGTGCTTGAGAGAACACTGGTTAAGGAACTCGGCAAAATGATACCGTAACTTCGGGAGAAGGTATGCCCTTTTGGGTGAAGAGACTTGCTCTCTTAGCTTGGGAGGGTCGCAGAGAAATGGCGGTAGCGACTGTTTACTAAAAACATAGGACTCTGCAAAGTCGCAAGACGACGTATAGGGTCTGACGCCTGCCCGGTGCCGGAAGGTTAAGGGGATTTGTTAGCCGCAAGGTGAAGCTTTGAACCGAAGCCCCGGTAAACGGCGGCCGTAACTATAACGGTCCTAAGGTAGCGAAATTCCTTGTCGGGTAAGTTCCGACCTGCACGAATGGCGTAACGATTTCCGCGCTGTCTCAACCAGTGGCTCAGCGAAATTGAATTCTCGGTGAAGATGCCGAGTACCCGCAGAAAGACGGAAAGACCCCGTGCACCTTTACTACAGTTTGACAGTGACATTCGAATAAGCTTGTGTAGGATAGGTGGGAGACTTTGAAGCTGGGACGCTAGTCTCGGTGGAGTCATCCTTGAAATACCACCCTGGTTTGTTTGGATGTCTAACCCAGGTCCGTCATCCGGATCGGGGACACTGTCTGATGGGTAGTTTGACTGGGGCGGTCGCCTCCCAAAGAGTAACGGAGGCGCGCGAAGGTTCCCTCAGGCTGATTGGAAACCAGCCGTAGAGTGTAAAGGCATAAGGGAGCTTGACTGCGAGACCAACAAGTCGAGCAGGTACGAAAGTAGGTCTTAGTGATCCGGCGGTTCTGTATGGAAGGGCCGTCGCTCAACGGATAAAAGGTACGCCGGGGATAACAGGCTGATCTCCCCCAAGAGTTCACATCGACGGGGAGGTTTGGCACCTCGATGTCGGCTCATCGCATCCTGGGGCTGAAGTAGGTCCCAAGGGTTTGGCTGTTCGCCAATTAAAGCGGTACGCGAGCTGGGTTTAAAACGTCGTGAGACAGTTTGGTCCCTATCTTCTGTGGGCGTAGGATACTTGAGAAGAGTTGACCTTAGTACGAGAGGACCGGGTTGAACGTACCTCTGGTGTTCCAGTTGTTCCGCCAGGAGCAGTCGCTGGGTAGCTATGTACGGAAAGGATAACCGCTGAAAGCATCTAAGCGGGAAGCCTCCTTCAAGATTAGGTATCCCTGGGAGCAATCCCCTAAAGGCCCGTTGTAGACCACAACGTTGATAGGCCGGGTGTGTAAGTGCAGTAATGCATTCAGCTTACCGGTACTAATCGGCCGTGAGGCTTGACCATAAAAAATTCTTAGAGAGGGGGGTGGGACTCCCACCCCCCGATCATAAACTGCTAGCAACCAAAACCTACAAATCACGAAGATGCAATTGTGGAGAAATATATTGCGAGAGCCGTAAAGGTTTGAGCTAAGAGTTTCTCTGTGGCTATGCCGAGAGGGTCACACCCGTTCCCATCCCGAACACGGAAGTTAAGCCTCTCTGGGCCGATGGTACTGCACTGGTAACGGTGTGGGAGAGTAGGTCGCCGCAGGGAATTTAATAAAAAAGCCCCGTCAGAATATCCTGACGGGGCTTTTTGCTGTCAACTCCCGCAATGCCATGACACTACTCACCGCCGATCCCTCCCCAGCAAGTCTCGGAACAGCACAAGCCTCTCTGTTTAGCATTGCAACTTTCACATAATTGCCCTGGTCTGAAGATTGGTTTCCACTTATAATTGAATCTGCCCATTCTAAGCTAAAGGCAGGTATGCACTATGAGGAGAGCCCCAGGATTCTTCCGACAGCCAGAGTTTCAGATATTTCTCTTCTGTCTCATATTCTCTCTGTTCAACTGGCCATTCCTGGCAGTGGCCAGCAACAGTGGCTTTAAGAGACTGTTTATCTATCTCTATGGGCTCTGGTCTCTTTTGATACTCTCGTTGTTTTTCCTGCAAAAGAGTATCCGCGCCAAAAATACCAAAGGTGCTGACACTCGCAAGGGAGGTGGCTAGTATGCTTACTCCCTTTAGCCTCATCGTCGTGTGCAGCCTCTATATGGTCGCCTTGGTCGTTGTCGCCCTCTGGGGCGAACGTAGGGCCGCCGCCGGCAAAGACCTCTGCAACAACCCCCTCGTCTACGCGCTGTCACTGACCGTGTTCCACACCGCCTGGACTTTCTATGGCAGCGTCGGAAAAGCTGCTTCCATGGGCATGATCTTTCTCACCGTATATGTCGGGGCCACGCTTTCTGTCATGTTGTGGTGGCTGATCCTGCGGAAGATGGTGAGGATAAAGAATATCTACCGGATCACCAGCATCGCAGATTTCATCTCTCTTCGTTACAGCAAGTCAACTGCTCTAGCTGCCTTGGTGACTATCATCTGCATCTTCGGAGCAGTCCCGTATTTCTCCCTTCAGCTCAAAGCTATACTGGCGACCTTCGACCTTATCACCGGTTCCTCCGGCGCCTTCTGGAAGCACCTTAACATCGGGCTCTTTATCTGCGCTTTCGTCATCTTGTTCACCATACTGGTCGGCGTGAGAAAGCTTGTGCCTACCGAACGCCACCAGGGAATGGTGGTTGCGATGACTGCTGCAAGTATAGTGAAGCTGGTTCCGTTCCTCGCAGTCGGAGCCTACGTAACCTACAGCATGTACGGAGGCTTCGACGATGTATTCAGTCGTTTTGCTCAAATACCGGCCAGCACCACCCTTACCTCAACACAGTGTACTCCCTCCTTTTACGCCTCCTGGACTACTTACATGCTGCTTTCCACGTCGAGCGTGATGTTCCTGCCGCGACAATTTCACATGGCGGTAGTTGAGAACGTCGACGAGAAGCACATCCTGACCGCCATGTGGCTCTTCCCACTGTATATGCTGCTAATCAACCTCTTCGTCATGCCGGTAACGTTGGCCGGCCTTCTGGCTGGGTACCCGGCGCAGCAGGCAGACAATTTCATACTCATGCTGCCGCTTGCCAATGGGCAAGGGGTGTTGTCGCTGCTTGTGTTCCTGGGCGGATTCTCGGCAGCGACCGGATTGATCATCATCGGATCTATGACTATTGCTACCATGGCCACCAATCATCTGCTGTTACCGGTCATCGAGTCGGTGACATTCTTGCGCGGTCTCAAGCAGTATCTGCTTCAGTGCCGTTGGCTCACCGTCGCCCTGCTGGTCTTCGCCGGATATTGGTTCCAGGGAGTGGTGGGGGAATTCTTCATCTTGGTCGACATCGGCGTCCCTTCCTTTGCCGCTGTGCTGCAATTGGCTCCTGCAATAATCGGCGGGCTGTACTGGAGAAAAGGGAACCTGGCCGGAGCATTTCTCGGTATGGCAGCAGGTTTCCTGCTCTGGATGTACACATTGATATTGCCGGCCTTGGTGCAAGGCGGGTTGCTAAACCACGCCATATTGGGTGACGGCCTATGGGGAATAGGATGGCTCCGTCCGGAGCATCTTTTCTATGTAACCGGGTTGGACGCGGCAAGCCATTCCGTATTTTGGAGCATGTTCGTAAACGTTACCCTGTACATCTTCGGATCGTTGTTCTTTGCACAGGACCTTCAGGAGCGCAACACAGCCGAGAAGTTTGTTGGTGCGCTAGACATAGGCCCCACGCCCGGACCTTCAGGCATGGAGGCCGGAATCGATCTGGCAGCCAAGATGAAGGAGATAGAAGAGCTTTACAGTCAATACTTTCCTCCGGAGAAATCATCCGCGATGGCCGGAGCGTGTCTTTCGACCTTGAGGATGGAACGAAAGAGCAGGATCTCCGTGGCCGAGCTGGCCGAATTGTACAACGAGGCGCAGATCATACTGGCGAGTGCAATAGGCGCTGCGGCAGCACACAGGGCTTTCATAAAGAGCCGTGTCATTTCCGAGCAAGAGCAAAGCACCTTGAAGCAGGTCTATGCCGACATGATTGCCGAGCTGAAAATGGCCCCCTCCGATCTTAAGAGAAGGATCGACTACCACCGGGAACGGGAGCAACTGCTGAGCCTGCAAGCACAAGAGCTGGAAGAGAAGGTAAGGGAGCGGGACCAGGAAATAATGCAGCGGCGGATTGCCGAACAGGCACTCAGAGATTCGGAGCGGCGCTTGGCTGACATAATCGATTTCCTTCCCGATCCGACCTTTGTCGTCAATGCACAAGGAGCGGTCGTCATTTGGAACCGCGCCGCAGAGGAGTTCACCGGTGCCAAGGCCGAAGCTATGCTGGGTAAAGCCGGTAACGAGTGCGCCATCCCCTTCTATGGAATGAGACGACCGCTGCTACTCGACATGGTGCTGGCCCCGTGGCGGGCTGAAGAGATCAAGCCGCTGTATGTGCGGCTCGTCGTCGAAGGGGGCAAAATAATCGGCGAGGGCCCGGTAAAAAGCGCCTCTCGCCCCCACGCTTATACCATGGCAATGGCAGCACCTTTGTATGACTCTGAGGGGGAGGTGATTGCGGTGATCGAATCGGTACGGGATATCACCGAACTGAAGGAGGGAGAAGACGAGCTGAAGAGGCACCGCGCCCACCTAGAGGAGTTGGTTCGTGAGCGGACAATGGAGCTGTTGGTAGCCAAGGAGCGGGCCGAGGTGGCAAACCAGGCGAAAAGCGCCTTCCTCTCCAGCATGAGCCACGAGCTGCGCACTCCCCTAAACGCCATACTGGGGTACGCCCAGATCCTGAAGCGGCAGGACAACCTGACGGATGCACAACGGCAACAGCTCGAAATCGTGCGCGGCTGCGGCGAGCATCTGCTTTCGCTCATAAACGACGTCCTGGATATGGGTAAGATCGAGGCCCAGAAAATGGAACTTGCAGAACTC
Proteins encoded in this region:
- a CDS encoding ATP-binding protein; translation: MLTPFSLIVVCSLYMVALVVVALWGERRAAAGKDLCNNPLVYALSLTVFHTAWTFYGSVGKAASMGMIFLTVYVGATLSVMLWWLILRKMVRIKNIYRITSIADFISLRYSKSTALAALVTIICIFGAVPYFSLQLKAILATFDLITGSSGAFWKHLNIGLFICAFVILFTILVGVRKLVPTERHQGMVVAMTAASIVKLVPFLAVGAYVTYSMYGGFDDVFSRFAQIPASTTLTSTQCTPSFYASWTTYMLLSTSSVMFLPRQFHMAVVENVDEKHILTAMWLFPLYMLLINLFVMPVTLAGLLAGYPAQQADNFILMLPLANGQGVLSLLVFLGGFSAATGLIIIGSMTIATMATNHLLLPVIESVTFLRGLKQYLLQCRWLTVALLVFAGYWFQGVVGEFFILVDIGVPSFAAVLQLAPAIIGGLYWRKGNLAGAFLGMAAGFLLWMYTLILPALVQGGLLNHAILGDGLWGIGWLRPEHLFYVTGLDAASHSVFWSMFVNVTLYIFGSLFFAQDLQERNTAEKFVGALDIGPTPGPSGMEAGIDLAAKMKEIEELYSQYFPPEKSSAMAGACLSTLRMERKSRISVAELAELYNEAQIILASAIGAAAAHRAFIKSRVISEQEQSTLKQVYADMIAELKMAPSDLKRRIDYHREREQLLSLQAQELEEKVRERDQEIMQRRIAEQALRDSERRLADIIDFLPDPTFVVNAQGAVVIWNRAAEEFTGAKAEAMLGKAGNECAIPFYGMRRPLLLDMVLAPWRAEEIKPLYVRLVVEGGKIIGEGPVKSASRPHAYTMAMAAPLYDSEGEVIAVIESVRDITELKEGEDELKRHRAHLEELVRERTMELLVAKERAEVANQAKSAFLSSMSHELRTPLNAILGYAQILKRQDNLTDAQRQQLEIVRGCGEHLLSLINDVLDMGKIEAQKMELAELSFDLSALLGQVFSIAKVKADEKDLGFKYEELNRLPRAVRGDQRKLKQILLNLLSNAVKYTHRGCVTVRVRYHSSTGVFACEITDTGTGIPRDKLGIIFEPFVQLADGGQIREGTGLGLSITRRLVSLMHGQVTVESEPGAGSTFRVELPLPTVTEGEISRAAAGQAISGYQGERRSILIVDDNVTNVSMLVALLEPLGFQINTAENGREALSKAMEQKPDLVLLDLVMPEMDGLDAVREMRRHRELDLTRIIGTSATVTDSVRRNMFLRQCDDFIGKPVPLELLLDRIAFHLNVRWEVAAAKIAATEHGEKQEREEAVEAPPFAELKQLHKLALMGDMQGVRSWADRLEEQEPKYSRFADMLRGLAGEFRVKAILALVEQQMRESS